One region of Carya illinoinensis cultivar Pawnee chromosome 8, C.illinoinensisPawnee_v1, whole genome shotgun sequence genomic DNA includes:
- the LOC122318860 gene encoding uncharacterized protein LOC122318860 isoform X5, whose translation MEIVIAIAAKIAEYTVGPVGQWLCYSCHFNINIENLKNQEKNLRDAKNRVQHLIDAASRNGEEIEDDVKTWLIRADHITELATTKLHEIEEEAGTGSSNAACLNLKHRHQLSREAKKIAENIAELVKNGNFDRVSYRPASEGMEMTRNMDYNYMAMVSRMTMVKEIMEALGNADIDKIGVWGMPGVGKSTLMKEIARQAKEEKLFNEVVMTMVTNSPDVRRIQGAIAYKLDLNFDQEADEKDRASHLQRRLSKDKKVLVILDDIWKAFDLQEMGIPSKGCKVVMISRDRDVLISGMDTQKAIHELKILQKDEAWNLFEKMAGDSFQDRPEVRGIATKIAEKCAGLPIALVIVSKALKNKSLGIWKDALVQLTRPAPENDSKIWSPIYSCIHLSYEHLVGEEVKSLFLLCAQQDYYIFYQDLLRYGFGLGLFLNIYTLEEARNRLESLLSNLQDSCLLLESPHSSKEFNMHDLVRDVAKIIASKNHNMFVMRDDGGQKAWPDVDALNRCEALSIHGGDIHKHPNKMECPKLRFFHVDCKDTLNLKIPNIFFQGMEKLEVLSLRNMQLSSLFPLTNLQTLCLDGCMLGDIHGIGELKNLVILSLARSDISNLLREIGSLTRLRLLDLSNCSKLRVIPPNVLSSLVNLEELYMRKTYVQWEVEGPSNEGKNASLAELKKLSHLITLEIHIRNGMKLPKDLFSKKLERYKIRIGDIMPWETFNGATFSRTLKLKLNGSFQLDSGIKMLLKRTEYLYLDESNRTESVLYELNREDFQQLKHLHIQNSGNIKHIPKLRTPAIAFPILETFVLKHMISLEEICQGNLPFTSFKSLKVLNVENCKKLRFIFSSSIARGLSLLEELNITRCNNVGAIFMKEEEDGIEDQEDMMLFGRLQTLVLKDLPKLVGFLSTKDSFMTDCRETNSEGNHDLQLPLLHHHQLSFPNLKILHLRGLSKIKHVWSNVNGCESLKSLEIHDCGAMEEIVAREDGTDPTTRLLFPSLNYLRLDGLPKLKWFFQGVCTLESSSSKELHGQGGTLFGPEEMSFPSLEILNISIMKKLEIIWYGLVAASPTRLDISNCDSLEAVYEEHEGQDGKESHALTTTQLLRAMSLYSLPKMRNIWNIKDCHQRHMYSFPNLLDIDVKGCESLKSLFPAASVAASLPQLQSLKIHDCGVMEEIVAREDGADPSTRLLFPSLTLLRLDGLPKLEWFFQGVRTLESSSSSKELHEQGGTLFGIEEVAFPNLTKLRLRCLPKIKHVWSKDPQTILRFQNLQKITVQKCASLKSLFPTLVDGCLKQLKKISIHNCGVEEIVGAEGGVVGRTLVFVFPQVTSFYLENLSRLECFYKGVHILKWPMLKKMKIEKCDRVEVFASGLVNFEESVEEKQSHMSIKQSIFLVNEMSFPSLEILKIRRMEKLEIIWNMKDSHQRHMYSFPNLLDIDVKGCESLKSLFPAASVAASLPQLQSLKIHDCGVMEEIVAREDGTDPTTRLLFPSLNFLSLDELPKLKWFFQGLHTLELSLSKELHEQGGTLFGIEEVAFPNLTELHLCCLAKIKHVWSKDPQTIQRFQNLQKIIAWKCASLKSLLPASVDGCLKQLKKIIVYDCGVEEIVGAEGGEVVGRTLVFVFPQVAYLYLANLPRLESFYNGVHISKWPMLKKMSIEGCKKVEVFASGLVREETVEKRQSQMSIKQPIFLVDEMSFPSLEILKIRRMEELEMIWNMKDCYQRHMYSFPNLLEINVKGCESLKSLFPAASVAASLPQLQSLKIHDCGVMEEIVVREDGTDPTTRLLFPSLNFLSLDELPKLKWFFQGLRTLESSLSKELHEQGGTLFGIEEVAFPNLTELHICGLAKIKHVWSKDPQTILRFQNLQEINAQKCASLKSLFPTSVDGCLKQLKKIRINKCGVEEIVGDECGEAVGRTLVFVFPQVTSLDLANLPRLECFYKGVHISKWPMLESMSIEGCEKVEVFASGLVNEETVEERQSHISIKQSLFLDKMSFPSLEI comes from the exons ATGGAGATCGTTATTGCAATTGCAGCGAAAATTGCAGAGTACACTGTTGGACCAGTTGGACAGTGGCTATGTTATTCATGTCACTTCAACATCAACATAGAGAATCTGAAGAATCAGGAAAAGAATTTGCGGGATGCTAAGAACAGGGTGCAACACTTGATTGATGCCGCTTCAAGAAATGGCGAGGAAATTGAAGATGATGTTAAAACGTGGTTGATAAGGGCAGATCATATTACAGAGTTGGCCACCACGAAACTTCATGAAATCGAAGAAGAAGCAGGTACAGGGAGCTCTAATGCGGCATGCCTAAACTTGAAACATCGACATCAATTAAGTCGGGAAGCAAAGAAGATTGCGGAAAATATTGCCGAACTTgttaaaaatggaaattttgatAGAGTTTCATATCGTCCTGCTTCAGAAGGAATGGAGATGACAAGAAACATGGATTACAATTACATGGCCATGGTGTCAAGAATGACAATGGTGAAGGAGATTATGGAGGCATTGGGAAATGCTGATATCGACAAGATCGGGGTGTGGGGGATGCCTGGAGTTGGAAAGAGTACTCTGATGAAAGAAATTGCCAGACAAGCCAAGGAAGAAAAGTTATTCAATGAGGTGGTTATGACAATGGTGACAAATAGCCCAGATGTAAGGCGAATTCAAGGAGCGATTGCATACAAACTAGATCTAAATTTTGATCAAGAAGCTGATGAAAAAGATAGAGCAAGTCATCTGCAACGGAGGCTATCAAAAGACAAGAAGGTGCTTGTTATCCTGGATGATATATGGAAGGCATTTGATTTACAGGAAATGGGAATTCCTTCCAAAGGATGCAAAGTAGTAATGATATCCAGAGATCGTGATGTATTAATTAGTGGAATGGACACCCAAAAAGCAATTCATGAACTTAAAATTTTACAGAAAGACGAAGCATGGAACTTATTTGAGAAGATGGCTGGTGATTCTTTCCAAGATCGGCCTGAAGTGAGAGGCATAGCAACTAAGATAGCTGAAAAGTGCGCGGGTCTTCCTATTGCACTTGTAATAGTTTCAAAggcattaaaaaataagagtttGGGAATCTGGAAGGATGCCCTGGTGCAACTAACAAGACCCGCTCCAGAAAATGACTCAAAAATATGGTCACCCATCTATTCTTGTATACATCTGAGTTATGAACATCTTGTTGGTGAAGAGGTCAAATCCCTCTTTTTACTCTGTGCTCAACAAGATTACTACATTTTCTACCAAGATTTGTTGAGATATGGTTTCGGTTTGGGTTTATTCCTCAACATTTATACATTGGAAGAAGCAAGAAACAGACTAGAAAGTTTACTTAGTAATCTCCAAGATTCTTGTTTGCTACTAGAAAGTCCACATAGCTCCAAGGAATTTAACATGCATGATCTTGTTCGTGATGTTGCTAAAATAATTGCATCAAAGAATCATAATATGTTTGTCATGAGAGATGATGGTGGGCAAAAAGCATGGCCAGATGTGGATGCACTAAATAGATGTGAGGCGCTCTCTATTCATGGTGGAGatatccataaacatcccaatAAAATGGAATGCCCTAAATTAAGATTCTTTCACGTCGACTGTAAAGACACACTTAATTTGAAAATCCCGAACATTTTCTTCCAAGGAATGGAAAAGCTTGAAGTTCTGAGTTTGAGAAATATGCAACTTTCATCACTTTTTCCACTTACAAACCTACAAACATTGTGTCTAGATGGATGTATGTTGGGAGATATTCATGGGATTGGAGAACTCAAGAATTTAGTAATTCTTAGTCTTGCTCGTTCTGATATTTCAAATCTGCTAAGAGAAATAGGGTCTCTGACTCGTTTGCGGTTATTGGATTTGAGCAATTGTTCCAAACTTagagtgattcctcctaatgtCTTGTCAAGCTTGGTCAACTTAGAAGAATTGTATATGCGAAAAACCTATGTCCAATGGGAGGTTGAAGGACccagcaatgaaggaaaaaaTGCTAGCCTTgcagagttgaaaaaattgtcACACTTGATCACCTTAGAGATACATATTCGAAATGGCATGAAGCTACCGAAAGATTTGTTTTCTAAAAAGCTTGAGAGATACAAGATACGCATTGGAGATATCATGCCATGGGAAACATTTAACGGGGCCACCTTCTCAAGAACGTTAAAACTCAAACTGAATGGAAGCTTCCAATTGGACTCTGGGATCAAAATGCTACTGAAGAGGACAGAATATCTTTATTTAGACGAATCGAATAGAACTGAGAGTGTCTTATATGAATTAAATAGAGAAGATTTTCAACAACTGAAGCATCTCCATATCCAAAATAGTGGTAATATTAAGCATATCCCTAAGTTGAGGACACCGGCTATTGCCTTTCCTATCCTGGAGACATTTGTTTTGAAACATATGATCAGCTTGGAAGAAATTTGTCAGGGCAACCTTCCATTCACATCTTTCAAAAGCTTGAAAGTTTTAAATGTGGAAAACTGTAAGAAATTAAGATTTATCTTCTCATCATCTATAGCCAGAGGCCTTTCACTACTTGAAGAATTGAACATAACAAGATGCAACAACGTGGGTGCAATATtcatgaaagaagaagaagacggaaTAGAAGATCAGGAAGATATGATGTTGTTCGGTCGACTTCAAACCTTAGTGCTAAAGGATCTTCCAAAGCTCGTGGGCTTCCTAAGCACAAAAGATTCATTCATGACTGATTGCAGAGAAACCAATTCGGAGGGCAACCATGATCTTCAGTTACCGCTTCTACATCATCATCAG CTTTCCTTCCCTAATTTGAAAATACTGCATCTGAGAGGTCTGTCCAAAATAAAGCATGTTTGGAGTAACGTTAACGGATGTGAGAGTTTGAAGTCTCTCGAGATACATGATTGTGGGGCAATGGAGGAAATTGTCGCCAGAGAAGACGGGACAGATCCAACAACTAGGCTTTTGTTCCCCAGCCTAAATTATCTAAGGCTAGATGGGTTGCCAAAACTGAAGTGGTTTTTCCAAGGGGTGTGTACTTTGGAATCATCGTCGTCCAAGGAATTACATGGGCAGGGAGGCACACTTTTCGGGCCTGAAGAG ATGTCATTCCCAAGCTTGGAGATATTGAACATTTCTATAATGAAAAAGTTGGAGATCATATGGTACGGGCTAGTCGCCGCAAGTCCAACTAGACTAGATATAAGTAACTGTGATTCCTTAGAAGCTGTATATGAAGAACATGAGGGGCAAGATGGTAAGGAATCCCATGCTTTAACAACGACTCAACTTCTAAGAGCGATGTCTTTGTATTCTCTACCAAAAATGAGAAACATATGGAATATCAAGGACTGCCATCAACGCCATATGTACAGCTTTCCAAATCTACTTGATATTGATGTTAAGGGATGTGAGAGTTTGAAAAGTTTGTTTCCAGCAGCCTCAGTTGCTGCAAGTCTCCCGCAATTGCAGTCTCTAAAGATACATGATTGTGGGGTAATGGAGGAAATTGTGGCCAGAGAAGACGGGGCAGATCCATCAACGAGGCTTTTATTCCCCAGCCTAACTCTTCTAAGACTTGATGGGTTGCCAAAACTCGAGTGGTTTTTCCAAGGGGTGCGTACTTTGGAATCGTCGTCGTCGTCCAAGGAATTACATGAGCAGGGAGGCACACTTTTCGGGATTGAAGAG GTTGCCTTCCCTAATTTGACAAAACTGCGTCTACGCTGTCTACCCAAAATAAAGCATGTATGGAGTAAAGACCCCCAAACAATTCTCAGGTTTCAGAATCTACAAAAAATAACTGTTCAGAAATGTGCAAGTCTTAAAAGTTTGTTTCCAACCTTGGTCGATGGATGTCTTAAGCAATTGAAGAAAATTAGTATTCATAACTGTGGGGTGGAGGAAATTGTTGGGGCTGAAGGAGGAGTAGTGGGAAGGACGTTGGTGTTCGTGTTCCCTCAAGTAACTTCTTTCTATCTTGAAAATTTATCGAGACTTGAGTGTTTTTACAAGGGAGTGCATATTTTAAAATGGCCGATGCTGAAaaagatgaagattgaaaaatgCGATAGAGTTGAGGTATTTGCTTCCGGACTTGTCAATTTTGAAGAATCAGTTGAAGAGAAACAATCTCATATGTCAATTAAACAATCCATTTTCTTGGTGAATGAG ATGTCATTCCCGAGCTTGGAGATATTGAAAATTCGTCGAATGGAAAAGTTGGAAATTATATGGAATATGAAGGACTCCCATCAACGCCATATGTACAGTTTTCCAAATCTACTTGATATTGATGTTAAGGGATGTGAGAGTTTGAAAAGTTTGTTTCCAGCAGCCTCAGTTGCTGCAAGTCTCCCGCAATTGCAGTCTCTAAAGATACATGATTGTGGGGTAATGGAGGAAATTGTCGCCAGAGAAGACGGGACAGATCCAACAACTAGGCTTTTGTTCCCCAGCCTAAATTTTCTAAGCCTTGATGAGTTGCCAAAACTCAAGTGGTTTTTCCAAGGGCTGCATACTTTGGAATTGTCGCTGTCCAAGGAATTACATGAGCAGGGAGGCACACTGTTCGGGATTGAAGAG GTTGCCTTCCCTAATTTGACAGAATTGCATCTATGTTGTCTAGCCAAAATAAAGCATGTATGGAGTAAAGATCCCCAAACAATTCAGAGGTTTCAAAATctacaaaaaataattgcttGGAAATGTGCGAGTCTTAAAAGTTTGCTTCCAGCCTCGGTCGATGGATGTCTGAAGCAATTGAAGAAAATTATAGTTTATGATTGTGGGGTGGAGGAAATTGTTGGGGCTGAAGGTGGAGAAGTAGTGGGAAGGACGTTGGTGTTCGTGTTTCCTCAAGTAGCTTATTTGTATCTCGCAAATTTACCGAGACTTGAGTCTTTTTACAATGGAGTGCATATTTCAAAATGGCCGATGCTAAAGAAAATGTCGATTGAAGGATGCAAGAAAGTTGAGGTATTTGCTTCTGGACTTGTGCGTGAAGAAACAGTTGAAAAGAGGCAATCTCAAATGTCAATTAAACAACCCATTTTCTTGGTGGATGAG ATGTCATTCCCGAGCTTGGAGATATTGAAAATTCGTCGAATGGAAGAGTTGGAAATGATATGGAATATGAAGGACTGCTATCAACGCCATATGTACAGCTTTCCAAATCTACTTGAAATTAATGTTAAGGGATGTGAGAGTTTGAAAAGTTTGTTTCCAGCAGCCTCAGTTGCTGCAAGTCTCCCGCAATTGCAGTCTCTAAAGATACATGATTGTGGGGTAATGGAGGAAATTGTCGTCAGAGAAGACGGGACAGATCCAACAACTAGGCTTTTGTTCCCCAGCCTAAATTTTCTAAGCCTTGATGAGTTACCAAAACTCAAGTGGTTTTTCCAAGGGTTGCGTACTTTGGAATCGTCGCTGTCCAAGGAATTACATGAGCAGGGAGGCACACTTTTCGGGATTGAAGAG GTTGCCTTCCCTAATTTGACAGAACTTCATATATGTGGTCTAGCCAAAATAAAGCATGTATGGAGTAAAGACCCCCAAACAATTCTCAGGTTTCAAAATCTACAAGAAATAAATGCTCAGAAATGTGCAAGTCTTAAAAGTTTGTTTCCAACCTCGGTCGATGGATGTCTTAAGCAATTGaagaaaattagaattaatAAATGTGGGGTGGAGGAAATTGTTGGGGATGAATGTGGAGAAGCCGTGGGAAGGACGTTGGTGTTCGTGTTTCCTCAAGTAACTTCTTTGGATCTCGCAAATTTACCGAGACTTGAGTGTTTTTATAAGGGAGTGCATATTTCAAAATGGCCGATGCTGGAATCAATGTCGATTGAAGGATGCGAGAAAGTTGAAGTATTTGCTTCTGGACTTGTGAATGAAGAAACAGTTGAAGAGAGGCAATCTCATATATCAATTAAACAATCCCTTTTCCTGGATAAG ATGTCATTCCCAAGCTTGGAGATATAG